The Nitrospiraceae bacterium sequence AGCCAGGATCCCACCAACCCGGTCCAAAATGAGGATTTTGTGGCGCAGTTGGCGCAGTTCACCACCCTGGAGCAGGCTACGAGTACGAATAAACTCCTGGAAAAATTGATCGGCCAGGATACCCAACGGACACAATTAGATCTGGTGAATTTGATTGGACGGACGGTCGTTACGCAGGGCGATACCATCAGTATTGCCGGGGATGAACAGCCCACGCTGAGCTTTGCCTTAAGCGGAGAGGCCAGGTCGGTCATCATCAAGGTGTTGGACTCGGACCAGCACGTGGTCCGGACATTGGAGTCCACAGATGTTCAAAAGGCCGGGACCAATCAGGTTCAATGGGATGGGTTGAATGATTCGGGGGACCGGGTGCCGGAAGGCGTCTACCAGTTCATTGTGAAGGCCGAAGACGCCAATAAACAGCCTGTCCCGAATTTCACGTTCGCTCGTGAACGCGTTATGACGATTGCCTTTGGAGCGGAGAGTCCGGTCGTCCTGCAAAGTGGAAAAAGCTTACACACAGAGGACATTCTTTCAATTCTTTGAAGTGAACGGTGGTAGGGAAAAACAGCATCAGATAGGTCAATCGAGAAACAAGGAGTACACGCCAATGGGAATTACCTCAGCATTTTTTGCCGCGACAAGTGGAATTAACGCGACCAGCCGGGCGCTCAGTGAGATTGGGAACAATATCGCTAATGCGCAAACAATCGGCTATAAGAGCCGGTCGGTCTCGTTTGGTGATCTCTTTGGAGCCACGATAGGCGGTGGAGGGACGAGCACGGCTTTAGTGGAAGGTCGTGGTGTGCGGGTGTTGGGAATCGATCCGAGCTTTACGCAAGGATCGCTTCAGACAACGTCCAATGCCTTGGACCTGGCCATTGATGGTGACGGATTTTTTCGGGTGAGTGATGCCACCGGAAATATTTTCTACTCCCGTGCTGGCCAGTTTGATATCGATTCACAAGGAAACCTGGTCAATCCAGCCGGTCTACGGTTACAGGGAGACCAAGCGGATGATACGGGACTTCTAACCGGGAGTATTGGCAATTTAACGTTAACCACCAGCACTCAACCAGGGGTCCAAACATCGGAGATCACGATGTCTGGACGTCTGGCAGCCAATGCTCCAATCAACGCATACACCACGGCACAGGTTCTCGATCCTCAATCCAATAGTGGGTTGTTTCCAGGAAGTACCTCTGTTCGGGTTTTTGACTCTCAGGGGACGGGGCATGACTTAACGGTGTATTTTGCTAAAACAGCTAATAATACTTGGGATTATAATGTGATTGCACCAGACTCGGAGGTGACCGTCCCAGTCGGAGATAACAATCCCACTACAGGCAATGCCTTAGTGGCCCAGGGAACTCTGACTTATACCACGGACGGATTTCTGTCATCAGAAAGTGATCCTACGGGGCATGACATTACATTTACGGGTGGAGTTGGCGCGCCACAGAGAATCATTTTTGATTTTGGGACCAGTATTACCGAAGGGGGAGCTGGAACAGATGGCCTATTACAACAGGGTGAGAGTTTGAATAACAAGGCGTTGATTCTCGACACCCTATCTCAAGACGGGTATGGCCCGGGATCACTTGCGGGAACTTCCATTGGTGAGGATGGGGTGATCACAGGCCGATTCGATAATGGAACCACCCGGACATTGGGACAGGTTCGACTCACCCGGTTTATTAATCCTGATGGCTTGCAACCGATTGGACGAAATTTGTTTATTCAATCCGGTGATTCAGGAACACCCTTGGACGGGGTGCCTGGCACGGGGGCATTTGGCAAGGTATCGGCAAGCACGCTTGAAGCATCCAATGTGGATTTAGGTGAAGAATTAGTCAATATGATTACCATGCAGCGTGGCTTTCAGGCGAATTCACGAATCATCACCACCACCAACGATCTACTTGGAGAACTGGTGAATCTGGCCCGTTAGATGCTGGCCGAGCAGGTGATTGCTCAAGCCCCCAGGCAGGTGTTCCTGCCTGGGGGCTTTTTCGTTCCTTAGTAGAAGGTTGAATAATCATGTCTCCTGAACCATGAGGGGTAAGGCGTGAACCGAAAAATTTCGTTTCTTGCTCATGGCTCTTCGCGCTTCACATGTTCAGCATCCACGAGGAAAGATGCCCGTTGAACAATGTCATTCATGACGGAACAATTCTCGATCCCTGTTTTATTCCTCATGTCTGACCTCCCTCCCTTTACGACTTAGCGTCTCAGGTTCCCATAGACGGACCTGTCAAAGGTTCCCGCGAATTGCCAGGAAAATGACGAAAAGGAAGGTCTCATGTTGTTGCAGAGCCCAAGAGATGTCAGGCGCGACTGCGGAGGAAACATATGCAGATTCAGTGTATTCCAGGATTAGCCGCAGCGTGTCTACGTAGAAACGTGGAGTGGCACAAAGGTTGCTGACTTGGGAGGGGGAACGTGAAGGTCCAAAAATTTTTTAGCGTGTGAGGTTGAAGGATGGCTGAAGAGGATGACAAAGGGGAAACTCCCGTTAAAGCCGGGGCCGGAAAAAAAATGTTGTTGATTGTTATCGCGGGCGTTCTTCTTCTCGGTGGAGGGGGAGGCGCAGCCTGGTATTTTATGAGTGGCCAGGAGGAGAAGCCGGCTGTGTCCGATGAGCATGCCAAAGCCGAGACCGTTCATGAAGAGCCCGGGCCGGTGATGGAGTTAGAGCCCTTTCTTCTAAATTTAGCGGATCGGGAGGAGCTGCGATTTTTAAAAGTAAGCATTAAACTCGAGTTGGACCGGCCTGAAGAAAAAACGGATTATCAACACAAAATCCCGGCCATTCGCGACGCGTTGCTGGTGTTACTGAGTAGCAAAGAGTCGCAATTACTCAGAACAGTGAACGGGAAGCGCCGGGTGCGAGAAGAAATTATGACGCGGGTGAACGGCGTCATGAGTAAAGGGAAAGTGGCCAATGTGTATTTTACTGATTTTATTATTCAGTAGGGCCTGAGGAGAAAGACGGAAGAGTCCGGAGTCAGGAATCAGAAAGAGGAGAGAAGAGGCAGCAGGGCTGTTTCTTTGTGCCGCGTCCCAACATGGAAAAAATTCTTAGTCAGGATGAAGTTGATGCCCTCCTACGGGGCGTGTCCGACGGCGGCGTGGATACGGAACCTGAAGACCCGGTAGGTGCCGAGCTACAGGATGGACCGGTTCCGTATGATTTGGGAAATCAGGAATGGGTCGTTCGCGGGCGAATGCCGACCCTGGATGTGATCCATCAGCAATTTTCGCGTGGGTTCCGCCTCTCTTTAAGTGACGTACTTCGAAAAACCGCCGAGGTGACGGTCACGAACCAAACGGTAATGAAGTTCGGAGAGTTCACCAAACGTCTTCCCATCCCGGCCTACCTCCAGATTATCTCCATGGAGCCTCTTCGCGGCTTAGCGATGATCGCCACGGATGCGGCGACGGTGTATTTGCTGGTTGATCATTTTTTCGGGGGAGCCGGCCAGACCCATGTGAAACCGGAAGGGCAGGATTTTACCATCATTGAGCAGCGCGTGATGAAGAAGGTCATGCTGATGGGATTGGGGAATCTTCAAAAAGCCTGGGACCCTGTCCAAAAACTTCTCATCAATGCGGTTCGTGTAGAAATGAATCCTCAGTTGGCGGCCATTGTGTTGCCGGCGGATATCGTCATTGTGGTCACCTTGGGCATCGAATTAGGCAATTCGGTAGGGGATCTCCATCTCTGTCTGCCCTATGCGATGTTGGAACCGATTCGAGAACGTCTGCAGGTGAGTTTCCAGGGAGACTCGTTTGAAACGGATCATGGATGGTTGAAACGATTTTCAGCCAGGCTGAAGG is a genomic window containing:
- a CDS encoding flagellar hook protein FlgE; amino-acid sequence: MGITSAFFAATSGINATSRALSEIGNNIANAQTIGYKSRSVSFGDLFGATIGGGGTSTALVEGRGVRVLGIDPSFTQGSLQTTSNALDLAIDGDGFFRVSDATGNIFYSRAGQFDIDSQGNLVNPAGLRLQGDQADDTGLLTGSIGNLTLTTSTQPGVQTSEITMSGRLAANAPINAYTTAQVLDPQSNSGLFPGSTSVRVFDSQGTGHDLTVYFAKTANNTWDYNVIAPDSEVTVPVGDNNPTTGNALVAQGTLTYTTDGFLSSESDPTGHDITFTGGVGAPQRIIFDFGTSITEGGAGTDGLLQQGESLNNKALILDTLSQDGYGPGSLAGTSIGEDGVITGRFDNGTTRTLGQVRLTRFINPDGLQPIGRNLFIQSGDSGTPLDGVPGTGAFGKVSASTLEASNVDLGEELVNMITMQRGFQANSRIITTTNDLLGELVNLAR
- a CDS encoding flagellar basal body-associated FliL family protein, which produces MAEEDDKGETPVKAGAGKKMLLIVIAGVLLLGGGGGAAWYFMSGQEEKPAVSDEHAKAETVHEEPGPVMELEPFLLNLADREELRFLKVSIKLELDRPEEKTDYQHKIPAIRDALLVLLSSKESQLLRTVNGKRRVREEIMTRVNGVMSKGKVANVYFTDFIIQ
- a CDS encoding flagellar hook assembly protein FlgD yields the protein MEVTPTQSGTNATATGGANVQAAVSALGSDVFLRLLVTQLQSQDPTNPVQNEDFVAQLAQFTTLEQATSTNKLLEKLIGQDTQRTQLDLVNLIGRTVVTQGDTISIAGDEQPTLSFALSGEARSVIIKVLDSDQHVVRTLESTDVQKAGTNQVQWDGLNDSGDRVPEGVYQFIVKAEDANKQPVPNFTFARERVMTIAFGAESPVVLQSGKSLHTEDILSIL
- the fliM gene encoding flagellar motor switch protein FliM — encoded protein: MPRPNMEKILSQDEVDALLRGVSDGGVDTEPEDPVGAELQDGPVPYDLGNQEWVVRGRMPTLDVIHQQFSRGFRLSLSDVLRKTAEVTVTNQTVMKFGEFTKRLPIPAYLQIISMEPLRGLAMIATDAATVYLLVDHFFGGAGQTHVKPEGQDFTIIEQRVMKKVMLMGLGNLQKAWDPVQKLLINAVRVEMNPQLAAIVLPADIVIVVTLGIELGNSVGDLHLCLPYAMLEPIRERLQVSFQGDSFETDHGWLKRFSARLKEAYVTLSVCLGETEISVEELMQFSPGDVVTLNQGTTQLLTATVEGVPKFLGSPGTTKGMQSFQIKDIILTRE